A window of the Cucurbita pepo subsp. pepo cultivar mu-cu-16 chromosome LG01, ASM280686v2, whole genome shotgun sequence genome harbors these coding sequences:
- the LOC111801541 gene encoding membrane-anchored ubiquitin-fold protein 2-like isoform X1 has translation MAGVGDQLEIKFRLNDGSDIGPKTFPAATSIATLKESVLAQWPREKENGPRTVKDVKIISAGRILENNRTLNDCRSPLYDIPGSVTTMHVVIQPPSLEKAEKKAGDQSPQNKCVCAIL, from the exons ATGGCTGGAGTGGGAGATCAATTAGAGATCAAGTTTCGATTGAACGATGGATCGGATATTGGCCCCAAAACCTTCCCTGCTGCTACAAGCATCGCAACCTTGAAAGAAAGCGTTCTTGCACAATGGCCAAGAG AAAAGGAGAATGGTCCAAGAACAGTAAAGGATGTGAAGATAATAAGTGCCGGAAGAATCTTAGAGAACAACAGAACACTTAATGATTGCAGAAGCCCATTATATGACATTCCTGGCAGTGTTACAACCATGCATGTTGTTATCCAACCACCAAGCTTGGAGAAAG CAGAAAAGAAAGCTGGAGACCAATCACCACAAAACAAGTGTGTTTGTGCCATACTATAA
- the LOC111801541 gene encoding membrane-anchored ubiquitin-fold protein 2-like isoform X2, translated as MAGVGDQLEIKFRLNDGSDIGPKTFPAATSIATLKESVLAQWPREKENGPRTVKDVKIISAGRILENNRTLNDCRSPLYDIPGSVTTMHVVIQPPSLEKEKKAGDQSPQNKCVCAIL; from the exons ATGGCTGGAGTGGGAGATCAATTAGAGATCAAGTTTCGATTGAACGATGGATCGGATATTGGCCCCAAAACCTTCCCTGCTGCTACAAGCATCGCAACCTTGAAAGAAAGCGTTCTTGCACAATGGCCAAGAG AAAAGGAGAATGGTCCAAGAACAGTAAAGGATGTGAAGATAATAAGTGCCGGAAGAATCTTAGAGAACAACAGAACACTTAATGATTGCAGAAGCCCATTATATGACATTCCTGGCAGTGTTACAACCATGCATGTTGTTATCCAACCACCAAGCTTGGAGAAAG AAAAGAAAGCTGGAGACCAATCACCACAAAACAAGTGTGTTTGTGCCATACTATAA